In Paenibacillus hexagrammi, the following are encoded in one genomic region:
- a CDS encoding carbohydrate binding domain-containing protein, producing MGGTDPDPGTGTGSGQLVNGNFENGETGWTFSGTSAHGVDTNDAYAGSKYWIWNSSAYTAKASQTVSGLTNGTYTVNAMVKQSTGTATVSKMELSGFGGTTVATAIPHSDSYVKISGTVNVTNGKLDIGFYQEAPGNTNLQIDNVEIVPSGTDNTGGSGGTDPLPTVTITNGGFEAGNLSGWKATGSNVGVDGSDVNSGQNKAYFWGTQSYTQKIEQDVVNVANGSYTVTAMVKQNTGTPTISRMELSGYGGDVVYSNVPHGSTYQKISGTVNVTNGKLNVAFYQAAGGNTNLQIDDVQIVKN from the coding sequence GTGGGGGGTACAGACCCAGATCCAGGAACAGGCACTGGTAGTGGACAGCTTGTGAATGGAAATTTTGAGAATGGTGAAACAGGCTGGACTTTCTCGGGGACCTCGGCGCATGGTGTTGACACCAATGACGCTTACGCAGGCAGCAAATACTGGATATGGAATTCCAGTGCTTATACAGCGAAGGCTTCACAAACAGTTAGTGGTTTAACAAACGGTACGTACACGGTGAATGCCATGGTTAAACAAAGCACGGGCACAGCTACTGTAAGCAAAATGGAGTTATCTGGTTTTGGGGGGACAACTGTAGCAACTGCAATTCCTCACAGCGATAGCTATGTGAAAATTAGCGGCACAGTAAATGTCACAAACGGTAAGCTGGATATCGGTTTCTATCAAGAAGCTCCTGGAAATACGAATTTGCAAATTGATAATGTTGAAATCGTACCTAGTGGAACTGATAACACCGGTGGCTCGGGCGGTACCGATCCTTTACCAACCGTAACTATTACAAACGGGGGGTTTGAAGCCGGAAACCTTAGCGGATGGAAAGCAACGGGCTCTAATGTCGGTGTTGACGGCAGCGATGTAAATAGCGGACAAAATAAAGCTTACTTCTGGGGAACTCAAAGTTATACGCAAAAAATTGAACAGGACGTTGTGAATGTAGCGAATGGTTCTTATACAGTAACGGCGATGGTCAAGCAGAATACGGGAACACCAACAATAAGCCGCATGGAACTTTCTGGGTACGGTGGAGACGTTGTTTACTCCAACGTGCCTCATGGCAGCACCTATCAAAAAATTAGCGGAACGGTGAATGTGACGAATGGAAAATTAAACGTTGCCTTCTACCAGGCTGCTGGGGGAAATACGAATTTGCAAATCGATGATGTACAGATCGTAAAGAACTAA